From the Nonlabens marinus S1-08 genome, one window contains:
- the sov gene encoding T9SS outer membrane translocon Sov/SprA — protein sequence MCLVVFAFAKAQVPSTTPQDSTETGFKVGKLTLPDPPSITTLYLYDPDLDRYIFSSRFAQYRIQYPFTLTREEYQQMVIKEQIRSYFQEKSATLAGKTEADKEKQKNLLPNFYVDSDLFNSIFGGSEISIIPQGNVAIDLGLLYNKTDNPSFSPRNRQNLTFDFNQRINLSLTGTVGTRLNVNANYDTEGSFDFQNQIKLDYTPTEDDILQSIEVGNVSMPLNSQLIRGAQSLFGVKTELQFGKTRITSVFSEQQSESRTVQAAGGATINDFDFFSLDYDENRHFFLAHYFRDNYDKTLANYPFLNTNIQITRAEVWITNRGNRTQDVRNLVAIQDIGESDPSNIGLDQVPPGFLNAAPGSFPSNRNNDFNPVAISNGGETILNRQIRDVATVEQGFGSAQVNEGFDYVVLENARQLNPSEYKLNPQLGYISLNQRLNNDEVVAVAFQYTVGGQVFQVGEFANDGVTATEVNQNQGATQQVVTNQNLVVKLLKSNLTNVSEPIWDLMMKNIYNLGGSRLSAEDFKLNIFYQYPPELNYLTAAPGTLANPAVPLPDDVDQTTLLRVFNLDNLNQQLDPQPSGDGFFDFVPEITIEPETGRIIFTTVEPFGEHLFDELDNTPVGGTENYNDPTTYNANQAQYVYREMYRTTKAQALQNTEKNKYLIRGEYKSSGQQGIPIGGFNVPRGSVTVNAGGRTLQEGIDYTVDYARGVVIILDQALLNSNVPIQVSTENNSTFNQQTKRFTGINVEHQFSEDLIIGGTFLNLKERPITQKSTYGTEPINNTIIGANFLYNTELPFLTRLANRLPNIDTDVMSNLSLRGEAAYLFPGSPDSDNFNGQAAAYVDDFEGSQTSIDILSPLSWNLASTPVAFEGAGSPNNPLAYNYSRGRLAWYTIDPIFYGNQRPTGISDADVSDYRTRRVFIDEIFPQVDIQQGLTQVINTLDLSFYPDERGSYNYNPAAAGTNLLPNPQNSWGGITRTFLSTDFEQTNVEYVQFWVMDPFLYDPANDGGTISLNLGSISEDILKDNRKQYENGLPEDGGTDLTVPTAFGKVPLNQSLIYAFDTEGQERINQDIGLDGYSDAEEVRDFPQFGPEDPAADNYEYYLAATGDVLERYKRYNNTEGNSPTQVTQTNRGSTTLPDVEDINRDNTMNTIDSYFEYDIDVYPGMDVDNNPYINDSRLVNTTLPNGSTIETRWVQFRVPLNDPTREAIGGINDFRAIRFMRMYLSDFEVDTFLRFGAMDLVRGDYRRFTASLDPNDPNVDDDATTFEVQAVNIETNDARTPIPYRLPPGVIREELRTQNQNIRQNEQSLSLRVEDLEAFDRRAVFKNIRIDMRQYENLQMFVHAESLVNDTPLNDGELEAFIRIGVDFTNNYYEVRIPLTTTPFGTTIPSEIWPAANEFDIDLSLLQEIKSRVLSDPTLINSEVNFFNQADLEPDSAGEPNQQIYGIKGNPNFGDVRAIMLGVRNSGKSTIGGEVWFNELRLSGLKNQGGYAAVMNLDANVADFATISANGRRSTVGFGAIEQGPNERSREDVTQYDVTTSIGVGQLFPKKWGLNIPFSYRIEEETVTPQFDPQFEDIELDTRLANATSDEERDAIQEQSEDYTRRQSINLIGVGKDRTGDSKPMPYDIENFIFSGSYNQTDQRNFEIEQFKNQAVNVNATYNYAFPEFKVEPFKEADTTLAGDYLKFIRDINFNLLPNNFTASGSIVRQFNKQTFRDLQLDTNPVDLDGDGIPDAQNIAIAPLTNRNFTLGNRYAITWDLTQSLNLNISANNDRIVRSYIDNETNTIDENYTLWSNFLDEGIPDSHTQQFKATYQVPFSKLPFLAFAKATYTYTADFNWQRNSQQFQQLEGIPNLGNSVQNANTHRINGNLDLDKLYKYVGLEKKKFGAAARKDAQQRSRSTSRSRLPRANQESGNLAEVEKKEDINIPKENFANKTYNTVVGVLTSIKRATINYEENNGTYLPGYTPSVGFIGTFRPTTAFTFGSQAEVRDFAARQGWLTLYQDFNEQYFETERKELSVNFNVDLLPDLKIDIITNREYQETFTENYRINPDDLSYQSLTPQTFGNFSISTIMIGTAFNPSSIDNSQVFNNFRTYRLDVANRLARDFYGGNNFSRDENGYPNGFSRNSQTVLLPAFLAAYEGRNPDDQRKSAFKDIPLPNWDVKYTGLMKLKWFQKRFKRFSLQHGYRSAYTINRFQTNLDFVDGNGGLSYEQQNRQALNQNGDFKPQDLFFNIYLEERFTPLIKVDFEMKNSLSISAELKKDRAVSLSFDNNLLAEISGNELVLGVGYRIKDVPFRTNFSGRSQVIKSDLNLRLDGSVRDNVTIIRYLDLENSQATAGQTIYGAKFTAEYALSRAFQALFYYDHSFSKFAISTAFPQTTIRSGVTLRYTFGN from the coding sequence ATGTGTTTAGTTGTTTTCGCTTTCGCGAAAGCGCAAGTACCATCCACCACACCGCAAGATTCAACTGAAACTGGATTTAAAGTAGGTAAACTCACCTTACCCGACCCGCCCAGCATTACCACACTTTACTTATACGATCCAGATTTAGATCGGTATATTTTTTCTAGCCGCTTTGCCCAGTACCGCATTCAATACCCATTTACCTTAACTCGAGAAGAGTATCAGCAAATGGTGATTAAAGAGCAAATACGTTCCTATTTTCAAGAAAAATCTGCCACACTAGCCGGTAAGACGGAAGCTGATAAAGAAAAGCAGAAAAATTTGCTTCCTAATTTCTATGTAGATTCTGATTTGTTTAATAGCATTTTTGGCGGGAGTGAGATTTCTATCATTCCTCAAGGAAACGTGGCGATTGATTTAGGACTTCTGTATAATAAAACAGATAACCCTAGTTTTTCCCCTAGGAACCGGCAGAACCTCACCTTTGATTTTAATCAGCGCATCAACCTGAGTTTGACGGGTACGGTAGGTACTCGACTGAATGTGAATGCGAACTATGATACGGAAGGCTCTTTTGACTTTCAGAATCAAATCAAACTGGACTATACACCTACGGAAGATGATATTTTACAAAGTATTGAAGTAGGTAACGTGAGCATGCCGCTCAACTCGCAGTTGATACGAGGAGCGCAAAGCCTTTTTGGGGTAAAGACGGAATTACAGTTTGGTAAAACCAGAATTACAAGTGTTTTCTCAGAGCAGCAATCAGAATCTAGGACCGTTCAGGCGGCTGGTGGTGCGACCATCAATGACTTCGATTTTTTCTCTTTAGATTATGATGAGAATAGGCACTTCTTTTTAGCCCATTATTTTAGAGATAACTATGATAAGACATTAGCTAACTATCCATTTCTCAATACTAATATTCAGATCACGAGAGCTGAGGTATGGATCACCAACCGAGGAAATCGAACACAAGATGTAAGAAACCTAGTAGCTATTCAAGATATAGGAGAATCAGATCCTTCTAATATAGGTCTAGATCAGGTTCCACCTGGATTTTTGAATGCGGCACCGGGTAGCTTTCCTAGCAATCGAAATAATGATTTTAACCCAGTAGCCATCAGCAATGGTGGTGAAACGATATTGAATCGACAGATACGTGACGTAGCTACGGTGGAACAAGGCTTTGGAAGTGCCCAAGTGAATGAGGGGTTTGACTATGTAGTGTTAGAAAATGCACGTCAATTAAATCCTAGTGAGTACAAATTAAACCCGCAATTGGGTTATATCTCTTTAAACCAACGTTTGAACAATGATGAAGTAGTCGCGGTAGCGTTTCAATATACAGTAGGCGGTCAGGTTTTTCAAGTAGGTGAGTTTGCAAATGATGGAGTTACAGCCACTGAGGTGAATCAAAACCAAGGCGCGACCCAGCAGGTGGTGACAAACCAGAATTTAGTGGTGAAATTATTGAAGAGTAATTTGACTAATGTTTCAGAACCTATCTGGGACTTGATGATGAAGAACATCTATAATCTGGGCGGTAGTCGTTTGTCTGCCGAAGATTTTAAACTGAACATCTTTTATCAATACCCACCAGAGCTCAATTATCTCACGGCTGCTCCTGGAACATTAGCTAATCCCGCTGTACCATTACCAGACGATGTCGATCAAACTACCTTACTTAGAGTTTTTAACCTTGACAACTTAAACCAGCAACTAGACCCGCAACCATCAGGCGACGGTTTCTTCGACTTTGTTCCAGAAATCACTATTGAACCAGAAACAGGCAGAATCATTTTCACCACAGTAGAGCCCTTTGGAGAACATTTGTTTGATGAATTGGACAACACTCCTGTAGGCGGAACAGAAAACTACAACGATCCTACTACATATAATGCAAATCAAGCTCAGTACGTTTATAGAGAAATGTATCGCACTACCAAGGCACAAGCTTTACAGAATACCGAAAAGAATAAATATTTAATTAGAGGAGAATACAAATCAAGCGGTCAACAAGGTATACCCATTGGTGGCTTCAATGTACCACGCGGTTCCGTTACGGTAAATGCTGGAGGAAGAACATTGCAGGAGGGTATTGATTATACAGTAGATTATGCCCGTGGTGTCGTGATCATATTAGATCAGGCTTTGTTAAATTCTAACGTTCCAATCCAAGTTTCTACTGAAAACAACTCGACTTTCAATCAGCAAACCAAACGATTTACGGGAATCAATGTAGAACATCAATTCAGTGAAGATTTAATAATAGGCGGTACGTTCCTAAACTTGAAAGAACGCCCCATTACTCAGAAGTCCACTTATGGAACAGAGCCTATAAACAACACCATAATAGGCGCTAACTTTTTGTACAATACAGAGCTTCCATTCCTTACCAGACTGGCTAACCGCCTTCCCAATATTGATACAGATGTAATGTCGAATCTTTCCCTACGAGGTGAGGCAGCTTACTTATTTCCAGGATCGCCTGATAGTGATAATTTCAACGGGCAAGCAGCTGCATATGTCGATGATTTTGAAGGGTCCCAGACGTCTATTGATATCTTGTCTCCACTCAGCTGGAATCTGGCAAGTACTCCTGTGGCATTTGAAGGAGCAGGAAGTCCTAATAACCCATTAGCATACAATTATAGCCGTGGGAGATTGGCCTGGTACACCATTGACCCCATATTTTATGGAAACCAACGTCCCACAGGAATCAGCGATGCTGATGTTTCCGACTATCGTACACGTCGCGTTTTTATCGATGAAATTTTTCCTCAAGTCGATATTCAGCAAGGTTTAACTCAGGTTATTAATACACTAGACTTATCCTTTTACCCAGATGAACGAGGTTCTTATAATTACAACCCGGCAGCTGCTGGAACTAATTTATTGCCTAATCCACAAAATAGCTGGGGTGGAATAACCAGAACCTTTTTGAGTACAGATTTTGAACAAACTAATGTAGAGTACGTTCAATTTTGGGTAATGGACCCATTCTTATACGATCCAGCAAATGATGGGGGTACGATTTCTTTGAACTTAGGAAGCATCTCTGAAGATATTTTAAAGGACAATCGCAAGCAGTATGAGAATGGACTGCCGGAGGATGGCGGCACAGATCTTACAGTTCCCACAGCTTTTGGAAAAGTACCTTTGAATCAATCGCTGATCTATGCGTTTGATACTGAAGGTCAAGAGCGCATCAATCAGGATATAGGTCTGGATGGTTATAGCGATGCTGAGGAAGTTCGTGACTTTCCGCAATTCGGCCCAGAGGATCCAGCAGCAGATAATTATGAATATTACCTCGCTGCCACAGGAGATGTGTTGGAAAGATACAAGCGCTATAACAATACAGAGGGAAACTCACCTACCCAAGTCACTCAAACCAATCGCGGTTCTACTACGTTACCAGATGTGGAAGACATCAACAGGGACAATACCATGAATACGATCGATAGCTATTTTGAATATGATATCGATGTCTATCCTGGAATGGATGTAGATAACAATCCATACATCAATGACTCAAGGTTAGTGAACACGACCTTGCCTAATGGTTCAACCATTGAAACTCGCTGGGTACAATTCCGTGTACCATTGAATGACCCAACTCGGGAGGCGATTGGTGGAATCAATGATTTCAGGGCTATACGATTCATGAGAATGTATTTGTCAGATTTTGAGGTGGATACGTTTTTGCGTTTTGGTGCTATGGATTTGGTACGAGGCGATTACCGTCGTTTCACGGCATCGCTAGATCCTAATGATCCTAATGTAGACGACGATGCTACGACTTTTGAAGTACAAGCGGTGAATATTGAAACTAATGATGCTCGTACTCCCATACCGTACCGTTTACCTCCTGGAGTAATAAGAGAAGAGCTACGCACTCAAAATCAAAACATACGTCAAAACGAGCAATCTCTTTCCTTGCGAGTAGAAGATCTAGAAGCATTTGATAGAAGAGCGGTATTTAAAAATATTCGTATTGATATGCGTCAATATGAAAACTTGCAAATGTTTGTGCATGCAGAGTCTCTGGTAAACGATACTCCATTAAATGATGGAGAATTGGAAGCCTTTATTCGTATAGGTGTTGATTTTACAAACAATTATTATGAAGTAAGAATACCACTTACCACAACTCCATTTGGAACCACCATACCATCAGAAATTTGGCCAGCGGCAAATGAGTTTGATATCGACCTTTCCTTGTTACAAGAAATCAAGTCAAGGGTGTTGAGTGATCCAACTCTCATAAATAGTGAAGTTAATTTCTTCAATCAAGCAGATTTAGAACCTGATTCTGCAGGAGAGCCTAACCAGCAGATTTATGGAATTAAAGGGAATCCAAATTTTGGCGACGTTAGAGCAATAATGCTAGGAGTTCGCAATAGCGGGAAATCAACAATTGGTGGCGAAGTTTGGTTCAATGAGTTGCGACTTTCAGGGCTTAAAAATCAAGGAGGCTATGCGGCCGTCATGAATCTTGACGCAAACGTGGCTGACTTTGCTACGATCAGCGCTAATGGTAGAAGAAGCACGGTAGGTTTTGGAGCAATAGAGCAAGGACCTAATGAGCGCAGCCGTGAAGACGTCACACAATACGATGTAACCACAAGTATAGGAGTGGGTCAGCTATTCCCTAAGAAATGGGGGTTAAATATTCCTTTTTCGTATAGAATTGAAGAGGAAACAGTAACACCACAATTTGATCCACAATTTGAGGATATTGAGTTAGATACCCGACTTGCAAATGCAACTAGCGATGAAGAGCGCGATGCCATACAGGAACAGTCAGAAGATTATACTAGACGTCAAAGTATCAACTTAATTGGAGTAGGGAAGGATCGTACAGGCGATAGTAAACCCATGCCCTACGATATCGAAAACTTTATTTTTTCAGGATCGTACAATCAAACAGACCAGCGCAATTTTGAGATTGAGCAATTTAAAAATCAAGCGGTGAATGTAAATGCAACTTACAATTATGCATTTCCAGAATTTAAAGTAGAGCCCTTTAAAGAGGCGGACACTACCCTTGCGGGAGATTATTTGAAGTTTATTCGAGACATCAATTTTAACCTGTTGCCTAATAATTTTACAGCTAGCGGGTCTATAGTTAGACAATTCAATAAGCAAACTTTCCGTGATTTACAGTTGGACACTAATCCTGTAGATTTAGATGGTGACGGGATTCCTGACGCCCAAAACATTGCCATTGCACCGCTTACAAATCGCAACTTTACTTTAGGGAATAGATACGCTATTACATGGGACTTGACCCAGTCGCTCAATTTGAACATTTCTGCAAACAACGACCGGATTGTACGCAGTTACATAGATAATGAGACGAACACTATTGATGAGAATTATACGCTCTGGAGCAATTTCTTGGATGAAGGAATTCCAGATTCCCATACACAACAGTTTAAAGCGACTTATCAAGTACCCTTCAGTAAGCTGCCTTTTCTCGCTTTCGCGAAAGCGACATATACCTACACCGCAGACTTTAATTGGCAACGTAATTCCCAGCAATTCCAGCAATTAGAAGGAATTCCGAATTTAGGAAACAGTGTGCAAAACGCCAACACGCATCGTATTAATGGGAATTTAGATCTAGACAAGTTGTACAAATACGTAGGTTTAGAAAAGAAAAAATTTGGAGCTGCAGCACGCAAGGATGCCCAGCAAAGATCAAGAAGTACTTCTAGAAGTAGACTTCCTAGAGCAAATCAAGAAAGCGGCAATCTTGCTGAGGTAGAAAAGAAAGAGGACATCAATATTCCTAAAGAAAATTTTGCCAATAAGACATACAACACTGTAGTCGGAGTTTTAACATCAATAAAGCGGGCCACAATCAATTACGAGGAAAATAATGGGACATATCTTCCTGGATATACCCCTAGCGTTGGGTTTATAGGAACATTTAGACCTACAACAGCTTTTACATTTGGTAGTCAGGCAGAGGTTCGTGATTTTGCAGCCCGACAAGGTTGGTTGACATTGTACCAAGATTTTAACGAACAATACTTTGAAACTGAACGTAAGGAACTTTCCGTGAATTTCAATGTGGATCTACTTCCTGACCTTAAGATTGATATCATTACTAATAGAGAATATCAAGAAACCTTTACTGAAAACTATAGAATAAATCCAGATGATTTGTCTTACCAGTCACTGACTCCGCAGACTTTTGGAAACTTCAGTATTTCAACGATCATGATAGGGACAGCTTTTAATCCAAGTTCCATCGATAATTCTCAGGTGTTCAATAATTTTAGAACGTATCGTCTGGATGTAGCAAATCGACTGGCTCGTGACTTCTATGGAGGTAATAATTTCTCCAGGGACGAGAACGGCTACCCTAATGGATTCAGTCGTAACAGTCAAACAGTATTACTTCCCGCCTTTTTGGCCGCCTATGAAGGTCGCAATCCAGACGACCAGCGCAAGAGTGCCTTCAAAGATATTCCACTTCCTAACTGGGATGTGAAGTATACAGGTTTGATGAAATTAAAATGGTTCCAGAAGCGATTCAAACGATTCTCTTTACAGCATGGCTATCGATCTGCCTACACTATTAATAGGTTCCAAACTAATTTAGACTTTGTAGATGGAAATGGTGGATTGAGTTACGAGCAACAAAATAGACAGGCCTTGAATCAAAACGGTGACTTTAAACCTCAAGACTTATTCTTTAATATCTATTTAGAAGAACGATTTACACCATTAATTAAAGTGGATTTTGAAATGAAAAACTCGCTATCCATTTCAGCAGAGTTGAAGAAAGATCGTGCTGTATCGTTGAGTTTTGACAATAATCTATTAGCTGAAATTAGCGGTAATGAATTGGTATTAGGAGTAGGATACAGAATTAAAGATGTACCATTCCGTACTAACTTTAGTGGGCGCAGCCAGGTAATAAAGAGCGATTTGAACTTGAGACTTGATGGGTCAGTGAGAGATAATGTGACAATTATTCGATATCTAGATCTAGAAAATAGTCAGGCTACGGCTGGACAAACGATTTATGGTGCAAAGTTCACGGCAGAGTATGCGTTGAGTAGAGCATTCCAAGCCCTGTTTTACTACGATCATTCGTTCTCTAAATTTGCCATTTCTACCGCGTTCCCACAAACGACGATTCGCAGTGGAGTTACATTAAGATATACCTTTGGTAATTAA
- the gcvH gene encoding glycine cleavage system protein GcvH has protein sequence MNIPAELKYTKDHEWIKIEGDTATVGITDFAQGELGDIVYVEVETVDETLDQEEVFGTVEAVKTVSDLFLPLAGEIIEFNEKLEDEPELVNSDPYGDGWMIKIKFSDASQIDGLLSADAYKDLVA, from the coding sequence ATGAATATTCCTGCAGAATTAAAATATACTAAGGATCACGAATGGATCAAAATTGAAGGTGATACCGCCACAGTAGGTATTACTGACTTTGCTCAAGGCGAGTTGGGTGATATCGTTTATGTTGAGGTAGAAACGGTGGACGAAACATTAGATCAAGAAGAAGTTTTTGGAACCGTGGAAGCTGTAAAAACAGTTTCTGACTTGTTTTTACCATTGGCAGGTGAAATCATCGAGTTCAATGAAAAGCTGGAGGACGAACCAGAATTGGTGAATTCAGACCCTTATGGTGATGGCTGGATGATCAAGATCAAATTCAGTGACGCCTCTCAAATAGATGGTTTGTTATCAGCAGATGCTTATAAGGATTTGGTAGCTTAA
- a CDS encoding VanZ family protein, with product MQKLLYWLAPFYTLLVAYGSLADSPPLPNIQLTNIDKVYHALGYMVMFFLWYLFFYHRFLEKQTHFEYSLRTILSSWSSTIAIAAAFFSLIIGGLIELGQGYFSEYRSMDVYDMMANTVGIIIAALLVYSASNLFYRS from the coding sequence ATGCAAAAACTGCTCTATTGGTTAGCTCCTTTCTATACGCTATTAGTAGCGTATGGATCTCTAGCTGATAGTCCTCCTTTGCCCAACATTCAGCTTACTAATATTGATAAAGTATACCATGCGTTAGGGTATATGGTAATGTTTTTCCTTTGGTATTTATTTTTTTATCACCGGTTTTTAGAAAAGCAAACCCATTTTGAATACTCACTGCGTACCATACTTTCCAGTTGGTCCTCAACAATAGCTATCGCTGCAGCCTTCTTTTCATTGATTATAGGTGGGTTGATCGAATTAGGGCAAGGCTATTTTTCAGAGTACCGCAGTATGGATGTTTATGATATGATGGCGAATACGGTTGGCATTATAATTGCAGCATTATTGGTATATTCGGCATCTAATTTATTTTACAGGAGTTAA
- a CDS encoding energy transducer TonB has translation MEVKKSENADLRKNITIYALMGLAFMLLLSWQGLEYESKEVETQEVYEEVVLAPIEEDIPITQMLNTPPPPPPPPPAPEVIKVVEDEVEIEEVIIQDTETDEQEEIVEVEAVSEEVGVVETIADVPFAIIENVPIYPGCEGENNNADRKKCMQEKITRFVNKNFNTGLANEIGLTGKQTISVQFKIDKSGNITGIQSRAKDPKLQAEAARVINKLPKMTPGKQRGKPVGVIYGLPIIFEVQD, from the coding sequence ATGGAAGTAAAAAAATCAGAGAACGCAGATTTACGTAAGAACATTACGATCTACGCCCTAATGGGCCTAGCGTTTATGTTGTTGCTGTCTTGGCAAGGTTTGGAGTACGAATCTAAAGAGGTAGAAACACAAGAAGTGTATGAAGAAGTAGTCTTAGCTCCTATTGAGGAAGATATTCCAATTACTCAAATGTTGAACACACCACCGCCACCACCACCACCGCCACCAGCACCAGAGGTGATCAAAGTTGTTGAAGATGAAGTAGAGATTGAAGAGGTAATTATTCAAGATACTGAAACTGATGAGCAGGAAGAGATCGTAGAGGTAGAAGCAGTAAGTGAAGAGGTAGGTGTAGTTGAAACTATTGCAGATGTACCTTTTGCGATTATTGAGAATGTGCCGATTTACCCAGGATGTGAAGGAGAGAACAACAATGCAGACCGTAAAAAGTGTATGCAAGAAAAGATCACCAGATTCGTTAACAAAAATTTCAACACGGGTCTTGCTAACGAGATAGGTCTTACAGGTAAGCAAACTATCAGTGTTCAGTTTAAAATTGATAAATCTGGAAATATAACAGGAATTCAATCTAGAGCTAAGGATCCTAAATTACAGGCAGAGGCTGCTCGAGTAATAAATAAGCTTCCTAAAATGACTCCAGGTAAGCAACGTGGTAAGCCAGTAGGTGTAATCTATGGACTGCCTATTATCTTTGAAGTACAAGATTAA
- a CDS encoding energy transducer TonB, whose amino-acid sequence MRNLNFKSGAATSARDMRADKKSVNVKVNPFINFLLGIIAALLVAFVIIELQTPITESTYTATFKESMAMEVNMDRFTIEKPQPQKLVAKPKTKAPTAPVKKVDMNKAPVILDNQEPDPVDTEPATSIDQPVTSDPAASAPEKPSAPAQPVNYNLLAVSEVPLFPGCSESLDKDERISCLNEKMARYVQRKFDTALANEVQGKDLVTITVVFTIGTDGSPKDIQVRAPNAALEKEARRLISGLPKMKPGKYNGAAVNTTYALPIRFRIQ is encoded by the coding sequence ATGAGAAATCTCAACTTCAAAAGCGGTGCTGCAACATCCGCTAGAGACATGAGAGCCGATAAGAAATCGGTCAATGTCAAGGTCAACCCTTTTATTAATTTCCTTTTAGGAATCATCGCTGCTTTATTAGTAGCCTTCGTGATTATTGAGTTGCAAACTCCAATAACAGAAAGTACCTATACCGCAACATTTAAGGAGTCCATGGCTATGGAAGTCAATATGGATCGATTTACTATCGAAAAACCACAACCTCAAAAACTAGTTGCTAAGCCAAAGACAAAAGCACCCACAGCACCCGTAAAAAAGGTGGATATGAACAAAGCTCCGGTAATTCTTGATAATCAGGAACCAGACCCAGTAGATACTGAACCCGCTACCTCAATAGATCAACCGGTAACCAGCGATCCTGCGGCAAGCGCACCTGAAAAGCCATCCGCGCCAGCCCAGCCAGTAAATTACAATTTACTTGCGGTATCTGAGGTTCCTTTGTTTCCTGGTTGTAGTGAGAGCCTTGATAAAGACGAGCGTATTTCATGTCTCAATGAGAAAATGGCTCGATACGTACAACGTAAATTTGATACAGCTTTAGCAAATGAAGTTCAAGGAAAAGATTTAGTCACTATTACTGTGGTCTTTACTATTGGAACTGATGGTAGTCCTAAGGATATACAAGTAAGAGCTCCCAATGCTGCATTGGAAAAAGAAGCTCGTAGACTCATCTCTGGTCTTCCTAAAATGAAACCAGGGAAGTATAATGGAGCAGCAGTAAATACTACCTATGCATTGCCTATACGTTTTAGGATTCAGTAA
- a CDS encoding zinc metallopeptidase has translation MIGYYIIAGLIFLISAFVSNRLKSKFKKYSQVHLKNGLTGAQIAEKMLSDHGIHDVKIISVQGQLTDHYNPANKTVNLSDPVYSMRNAAAAAVAAHEVGHAVQHATAYSWLSMRSNLVPLVSIASKYSQWVLIGGLALAASTAFGNYILLLGIIMYGMGTLFAFITLPVEYDASNRALAWLEKEQMLTPEEHAGAEDSLKWAARTYLVAAIGSLATLLYFLSIFLRRR, from the coding sequence ATGATAGGATATTATATCATCGCAGGACTGATTTTTTTAATCAGTGCTTTTGTGAGCAACAGGCTCAAATCAAAATTTAAAAAGTATTCTCAGGTCCATCTCAAAAATGGGTTGACCGGCGCACAAATTGCAGAAAAGATGCTCAGTGATCACGGCATTCACGACGTCAAAATAATTTCAGTGCAGGGTCAGTTGACAGATCATTACAATCCAGCCAATAAAACAGTGAATCTAAGCGATCCAGTCTATTCTATGCGCAATGCGGCGGCTGCTGCCGTCGCAGCCCATGAGGTAGGGCATGCAGTACAACATGCCACTGCTTACTCTTGGTTAAGTATGCGCTCAAACTTAGTACCTCTAGTAAGCATCGCTTCAAAATACTCACAATGGGTACTGATAGGTGGACTTGCGCTGGCGGCCAGTACTGCTTTTGGGAACTACATTCTACTCTTAGGAATCATTATGTATGGTATGGGAACTTTATTTGCATTTATTACATTGCCCGTAGAGTATGATGCCAGTAATCGAGCGCTTGCCTGGTTAGAAAAAGAGCAAATGCTAACTCCTGAAGAACATGCAGGAGCTGAAGACTCTTTAAAATGGGCTGCCAGAACCTATTTAGTTGCCGCAATAGGCTCCTTAGCGACCTTACTGTATTTCCTTTCCATCTTTTTAAGAAGACGCTAG